TGAACCGAATTCGCCGTAGCGGGCGCTGACTTCGTCAAAACGCATTTCATACACAAGCTTTTTGAATTGAAGCACATCATCACTGAATAGTGTAACGCCCCATTCGTAATCGTCAAAGCCGACTGAGCCGGTGATGATTTGTTTGACTTTGCCCGCATAGCTGCGGCCGATTAAGCCGTGGCTCCTCATCAAATTTCTGCGTTCTTCCATTGAAAGCATGTACCAGTTGTCGTTACCGGATCTTCTTTTATCCATTGGATAGAAACATACATATTTTGATTCAGGCAGTTCAGGGTAAAGGCGCGCACGCACATGCGGATTTTCGTAAGGGTCGCCGTCGCCGCTTGCCAAGTAGTTGCTCAGCTCTACCACTGATACGTAGGAGTAAGCCGGAATGGTGAACTCGGCAAGTCTTGATTTGTTGAATTCGAGCTCAATTTCATTCAATTCTTCCATTGTAGGACGAAGAATCATCAGCATAAAATCTGCTTTTTGGCCGACGATGCTGTAAAGAGTCTGTGACCCTTTTCCTTCTTTTTGGGCTACGCCCCATTTTTCAAGCAATCCTGTGAATTCATGTATGATAGATTGGCGCTCATCACTGGACAGCATCTTCCAGGAAGTCCAGTCCATTGTGCGGAAATCATGAAGCGCATACCAGCCGTCAAGCGTTTTCGCCGCTTCATTGGTCATTTGCTGTTCACTCATTTATCTTCACTCCTATTACTTTTCATGATTGCCTTCACTATATCATAGTTTATCCGATTCTACTGTGGAGAAACCTTGAACATCCAATTCGCATAACTCCATAAAAATAAGAGATGCTATAAGGAAAGAATGAGCCACTTAAATTAATTAGAAAAATAAGATTTTTTCATGAAAGCGCTATAATGAAAGTTGGCTGTTTGAATTTGATTGGAAGAAGAGTATGCTAGTAAAAGAAAGCGTTTTTGTAACTTTTTGAGGAGGTTTTATCGTGGCAGATTTATTTTCAACAGTGCAAGAAAAAGTAGCTGGAAAAGATGTTAAAATTGTATTCCCTGAAGGCTTAGACGAGCGTATTTTAGAAGCGGTCAGCAAGCTTGCAGGAAACAAAGTGCTGAATCCGATTGTGATCGGCAATGAAAATGAGATCCAAGCAAAAGCAAAAGAGCTGAATCTGGCGCTGGATGGCGTTGAGATTTATGATCCTCATACATATGAAGGCATGGAAGACCTTGTACAAGCATTCGTAGAACGCCGTAAAGGCAAAGCGACAGAAGAACAGGCTCGTAAAGCGTTATTAGATGAGAACTACTTCGGTACTATGCTGGTGTACAAAGGCCTTGCACACGGCCTTGTGAGCGGAGCGGCTCATTCAACAGCCGATACTGTCCGCCCTGCTCTTCAAATCATTAAAACAAAAGAAGGCGTGAAAAAGACTTCCGGCGTTTTCATCATGGCTCGCGGAGAAGAGCAATATGTATTCGCCGATTGCGCGATCAACATTGCGCCTGACAGCCAAGATCTTGCCGAGATTGCGATCGAAAGTGCCAATACAGCAAAAATGTTCGACATTGAGCCTCGCGTGGCAATGCTCAGCTTCTCGACAAAAGGCTCAGCAAAATCTGATGAAACAGAAAAAGTAGCTGATGCTGTGAAAATCGCCAAAGAAAAAGCGCCTGAACTGACACTTGACGGCGAATTCCAATTCGATGCTGCATTTGTTCCATCTGTAGCTGAGAAAAAAGCGCCGGATTCCGATATCAAAGGGGATGCTAACGTATTCGTATTCCCAAGCCTTGAAGCAGGCAACATCGGCTATAAAATCGCTCAGCGTTTAGGCAACTTTGAAGCGGTAGGACCAATCCTGCAAGGCTTAAATATGCCTGTAAACGACCTTTCAAGAGGATGTAACGCTGAGGATGTTTACAACCTCGCATTAATTACAGCTGTTCAAGCACTGTAATAAAATGAAGACGATGGCAGCTCTCTTCCGGAGGGCTGCTTTTTTTGCGCCTTCGTATAGCCTTCTTTACCAAGACTGATGATATGAGTACAATAAAGAAAACGAATCATAACGATGTATTTCATTAATGACAGGGGTGGGGTTTTTGTATTACGACGTGCTGAAAACATTTATAGCGGTAGTAGAAGAAAAAAACTTCACAAAAGCGGCGGAAAAGCTGATGATCTCCCAGCCCAGCGTCAGCCTGCATATCAAAAATCTTGAGAAAGAATTTCAAACAGCCCTCCTGAACCGATCGCCAAAACACTTTACGACAACGCCGACAGGGGACATTTTGTATCAAAGAGCAAAGCAAATGGTATTTCTCTACGAGCAAGCAAAGGCTGAAATCTATGCGCATCATCACTATGTGAAAGGCGAATTGAAAATAGCTGCCAGCTTTACGATCGGAGAGTATATTCTTCCGCCGCTATTGGCCCAGCTGCAAAAGCTGTATCCAGAGCTGAACCTCGATGTCATGATTGGCAATACAGAGGAGGTCAGTGAACGTGTGCGGATGCTTCAGGCCGATATCGGGCTGATTGAAGGACATACAAATGAGAATGAACTTGAAATTGAGCCGTTCATGGAGGATGAAATGTGCATTGCCGCGCCGAATCAGCACCCGCTGGCGGGACGGAGTGATATTTCAATCAGCGATTTGCAAAACGAAGCGTGGGTGACAAGAGAGAAAGGCTCCGGAACGAGAGAATTTCTCGACCATGTCCTCAGCTCAAACGGACTGCGGCCAAAGTCGATGTTCACCATCAGCAGCAATCAAGGGGTAAAAGAAGCGGTGATCAGCGGCATGGGACTGTCGGTTTTATCCAGAAGCGTGCTGCACAAGGATTTGATCCATCGAGAAATTTCCATTCTCCAGATAAAAGATTTCTCGTTGAAGCGCAAGTTGTCTTACATTCATTCACCTCTTATGGAGAATACAAAAAACAAAGAAATTTTCATTACAATGCTGAAAAGCAATTATCAATCACAGCGGCTGAAATGATATAATAGTGTTCGTTCATAAGCCTAACATGAAAGGGTTTTACATAGATGGCAAACCAACCGATTGATTTACTGATGCAGCCGACATGGAGAGTCATTGACCAATCCAGTCTCGGCCCTTTATTTGACGCGAAGCAATCCTTCGCAATGGACGATACGCTGTGCATGTCCGTCGGAAAAGGCGTGTCGCCGGCGACAGCGCGCTCCTGGGTGCACCACAATACAATTGTCCTTGGAATACAGGATACGCGCCTCCCGTTTTTGCAGGACGGTATCTCTTTCTTGGAGAACGAAGGATACCGTGTGATTGTACGCAATTCCGGCGGCCTTGCCGTCGTTTTGGATGAAGGCGTTTTAAATATCTCGCTCATATTCGAGGATGAAAAGAAAGGCATCGATATAGACAAAGGATACGAAGCGATGGTTGAGCTGATGAGACGGATGCTAAGCCCATACAACGCAAAGATCGAAGCCTATGAAATTGAAGGCTCGTATTGTCCGGGCAGCTATGACCTCAGCATCAATGGCAAAAAGTTCGCCGGCATCTCTCAAAGACGCGTTCGCGGCGGAGTCGCAGTTCAAATTTATCTATGCGCGGACAAAAGCGGCAGTGAAAGAGCCGATTTGATCAGACGGTTCTACGAAGCGGCGCTAAAGGACAGACAAAACGATAAAAAAGGCGTCTATCCCGAGATCCGTCCGGAAACGATGGCGTCCCTAAGCGAGCTATTGCAAACAGACATCTCCGTACAAGACTTAATGTTCGCTTTACTGACAGAATTAAAAGCGTTAAGCACCCATCTATACTCAGCCGGGCTGTCCATCGATGAGGAAATGGCATTTGAGAAAAACCTCGTCCGAATGGCTGAACGGAATGCAAAGGTATTTGGGTGAACGTTCTTCGCATGCCAGCCGTATCCGGCGGGCATGCATTTTTTATTTCAAGCGGCATGTTATCTCCAATCATCTTGTTTTCAGATAAATCCTTCTTACATGCGGATAACCATGACAAAAAGAAAAACGGTAAAATGAAATCAGCATCCATATACAAAGGGGAGAGGCAGATGAAAGGGAATGTTTACAGCCTGTTTGTGCTGATCGCGGCTTTTTTCTGGGGAACCACGGGAACCGTTCAGGC
The Bacillus vallismortis genome window above contains:
- the hemQ gene encoding hydrogen peroxide-dependent heme synthase codes for the protein MSEQQMTNEAAKTLDGWYALHDFRTMDWTSWKMLSSDERQSIIHEFTGLLEKWGVAQKEGKGSQTLYSIVGQKADFMLMILRPTMEELNEIELEFNKSRLAEFTIPAYSYVSVVELSNYLASGDGDPYENPHVRARLYPELPESKYVCFYPMDKRRSGNDNWYMLSMEERRNLMRSHGLIGRSYAGKVKQIITGSVGFDDYEWGVTLFSDDVLQFKKLVYEMRFDEVSARYGEFGSFFVGNRLSLETLPQFLYV
- the pta gene encoding phosphate acetyltransferase, which gives rise to MADLFSTVQEKVAGKDVKIVFPEGLDERILEAVSKLAGNKVLNPIVIGNENEIQAKAKELNLALDGVEIYDPHTYEGMEDLVQAFVERRKGKATEEQARKALLDENYFGTMLVYKGLAHGLVSGAAHSTADTVRPALQIIKTKEGVKKTSGVFIMARGEEQYVFADCAINIAPDSQDLAEIAIESANTAKMFDIEPRVAMLSFSTKGSAKSDETEKVADAVKIAKEKAPELTLDGEFQFDAAFVPSVAEKKAPDSDIKGDANVFVFPSLEAGNIGYKIAQRLGNFEAVGPILQGLNMPVNDLSRGCNAEDVYNLALITAVQAL
- the cysL gene encoding cysJI operon transcriptional regulator CysL, producing MYYDVLKTFIAVVEEKNFTKAAEKLMISQPSVSLHIKNLEKEFQTALLNRSPKHFTTTPTGDILYQRAKQMVFLYEQAKAEIYAHHHYVKGELKIAASFTIGEYILPPLLAQLQKLYPELNLDVMIGNTEEVSERVRMLQADIGLIEGHTNENELEIEPFMEDEMCIAAPNQHPLAGRSDISISDLQNEAWVTREKGSGTREFLDHVLSSNGLRPKSMFTISSNQGVKEAVISGMGLSVLSRSVLHKDLIHREISILQIKDFSLKRKLSYIHSPLMENTKNKEIFITMLKSNYQSQRLK
- the ywfL gene encoding octanoyl-[GcvH]:protein N-octanoyltransferase, with product MANQPIDLLMQPTWRVIDQSSLGPLFDAKQSFAMDDTLCMSVGKGVSPATARSWVHHNTIVLGIQDTRLPFLQDGISFLENEGYRVIVRNSGGLAVVLDEGVLNISLIFEDEKKGIDIDKGYEAMVELMRRMLSPYNAKIEAYEIEGSYCPGSYDLSINGKKFAGISQRRVRGGVAVQIYLCADKSGSERADLIRRFYEAALKDRQNDKKGVYPEIRPETMASLSELLQTDISVQDLMFALLTELKALSTHLYSAGLSIDEEMAFEKNLVRMAERNAKVFG